From the Maioricimonas rarisocia genome, one window contains:
- the rfbB gene encoding dTDP-glucose 4,6-dehydratase, which yields MQRLLVTGGCGFIGSNFIRHCLTTRDDVEITNVDKLTYAGNLENLADLEGNPRLQFRRGDICDRDFVQAALAESAPDAVLNFAAESHVDRSILDSGPFVQTNVTGTQVLLDACREAEIGRFLQVSTDEVYGSLGAEGLFTEQTPLAPNSPYSASKAAADMLVRSYVHTFEFPAIITRCSNNYGPYQFPEKLIPLFISNALNDRPLPVYGKGENVRDWIHVIDHCRGIEAALQRGQVGEVYNFGGKCELQNIDLTRTLLRLLDKPESLIRYVTDRPGHDLRYAIDCSKAERQLGWSPQVDFATGLQETIDWYRDNAEWVERIRSGEYQTYYDRQYGGRLGGT from the coding sequence GTGCAGCGATTGCTCGTGACAGGCGGATGCGGTTTCATCGGCTCGAACTTCATCCGGCACTGCCTGACGACACGCGACGACGTGGAGATCACGAACGTCGACAAACTGACCTACGCCGGGAATCTCGAGAATCTTGCCGACCTGGAAGGGAACCCGCGTCTGCAGTTTCGCCGGGGTGACATCTGCGATCGCGACTTCGTGCAGGCTGCCCTGGCCGAGTCGGCTCCCGATGCCGTGCTCAACTTTGCTGCCGAGAGCCACGTCGACCGCAGCATTCTTGACTCGGGTCCGTTCGTGCAGACGAACGTGACGGGTACTCAGGTGCTGCTGGACGCCTGCCGCGAGGCGGAAATCGGTCGATTCCTCCAGGTCTCGACGGACGAAGTGTACGGTTCACTGGGAGCAGAAGGACTGTTCACCGAGCAGACCCCACTGGCCCCCAACAGCCCCTATTCCGCTTCGAAGGCCGCCGCGGACATGCTGGTCCGCAGCTACGTGCACACCTTCGAGTTTCCGGCAATCATTACGCGATGCTCGAACAACTACGGGCCGTACCAGTTTCCCGAGAAGCTGATCCCGCTGTTCATCTCGAATGCCCTGAACGATCGTCCGCTGCCCGTCTACGGCAAGGGAGAGAACGTCCGGGACTGGATTCACGTCATCGATCATTGCCGCGGAATCGAGGCGGCACTGCAGCGGGGTCAGGTTGGCGAGGTGTACAACTTCGGCGGGAAATGCGAACTGCAGAACATCGACCTGACGCGCACGCTCCTTCGGTTGCTGGACAAGCCGGAGTCGCTCATTCGCTACGTCACCGACCGCCCCGGGCACGATCTGAGGTACGCGATCGACTGCAGTAAGGCGGAACGGCAGCTTGGCTGGTCGCCGCAGGTCGACTTCGCGACAGGCCTGCAGGAGACGATCGACTGGTACCGTGACAACGCCGAATGGGTCGAACGGATCCGGTCCGGCGAGTACCAGACCTACTACGACCGGCAGTATGGCGGCCGCCTTGGCGGCACGTAG
- a CDS encoding rhodanese-like domain-containing protein, which yields MTDPQVPLEVDCSHVKGRMDSGEKFLLLDCRETSEYETARIEGAVLVPMSELQERVGELEPHRDDEVIVHCHHGGRSLRVAMWLRQQGFEKAQSMAGGIEEWALQIDPSVPRY from the coding sequence ATGACCGACCCGCAGGTACCGCTCGAAGTCGACTGCTCTCACGTCAAAGGCCGAATGGACAGCGGGGAGAAGTTCCTGCTGCTCGACTGCCGGGAAACGTCGGAGTACGAAACGGCCCGCATCGAAGGGGCGGTACTGGTCCCGATGAGCGAGCTGCAGGAGCGCGTCGGCGAACTCGAACCGCATCGCGACGACGAGGTCATCGTCCACTGTCACCATGGGGGACGCAGTCTGCGGGTGGCGATGTGGCTGCGGCAGCAGGGCTTCGAGAAGGCCCAGAGCATGGCGGGCGGCATCGAGGAGTGGGCTCTGCAGATCGACCCCTCCGTCCCCCGCTACTGA
- a CDS encoding class IV adenylate cyclase: protein MPRNVEIKARVDDLAAVRTRVEELTTGPAEHLTQTDTFFEVPNGRLKLRQLGDGTAELIYYERPDVTGPKASTYTRCPVADAALLQSVLAASVGIRGVVEKERDVFFHEQTRIHLDRVEGLGTFLELEVAIDDDEPLSTGEAIARDILQFLNVGDQDLVASAYIDLLTAD from the coding sequence ATGCCCAGGAACGTCGAAATCAAGGCCCGTGTCGATGATCTTGCGGCGGTCCGTACGCGCGTCGAAGAACTGACCACCGGACCCGCAGAACATCTGACGCAGACGGACACGTTCTTCGAAGTGCCGAACGGGCGCCTGAAACTGAGGCAACTGGGTGACGGGACGGCCGAGCTGATCTACTACGAGCGTCCCGATGTGACCGGTCCCAAGGCCTCGACATACACCCGGTGTCCCGTGGCCGACGCCGCCTTGCTGCAGTCGGTTCTGGCGGCGTCCGTCGGGATCCGTGGAGTCGTCGAGAAGGAACGGGACGTGTTCTTTCACGAGCAGACACGCATTCACCTTGATCGCGTCGAGGGGCTCGGCACGTTTCTGGAGCTGGAAGTTGCGATCGACGACGACGAGCCACTCTCCACTGGCGAGGCGATCGCGCGTGACATCCTGCAGTTTCTCAACGTCGGCGATCAGGATCTGGTTGCCTCCGCCTACATCGATCTGCTGACCGCCGACTGA
- a CDS encoding DUF1015 domain-containing protein produces MVQISPVTRALVPVDAAAAGQISAPNYDEFQSDREVWDLLQEKPESVLRVTMPHCHVASADAIGEDGSAEALEHAGEQMRALIESTLTRTLPGVLWVYEIRSPKRPDAPQIGLGGYARTIDIRTDKNPGGNIIRNEGIRQEKADGRSRLIKATGSYIGTVNLAVRDAENQLLPALEAVTADRGCDYQATDEAGNVHSVWLVTDPDQVAKFSGLMDQEPAAYVADGNHRSAAAADLGLEHFLAVFFPTSRLGLEPYNRLLPDTGVDADQFFESLSSQFDVEPLGDVDAFRPAAVHEMGLYTDGKWYRLTPRDGSYDAQDAAQAIDADIVQRHIIDGILGISDARDKRINYVGGNKDAAWLKSRVDAGDFRYAVSLAPVTMDQFVAVCEQNRFMPPKSTWFAPKIRSGLVIAILD; encoded by the coding sequence ATGGTTCAGATTTCGCCCGTAACGCGTGCTCTCGTCCCGGTGGATGCCGCGGCAGCCGGACAGATCTCCGCTCCCAACTACGACGAGTTCCAGAGTGACCGCGAGGTGTGGGATCTGCTGCAGGAGAAGCCGGAATCGGTCCTGCGGGTGACGATGCCTCACTGCCACGTTGCCAGCGCCGATGCGATCGGCGAAGACGGCTCCGCAGAAGCGCTGGAGCATGCCGGCGAGCAGATGCGGGCCCTGATCGAAAGCACGCTCACGCGGACTCTCCCCGGCGTGCTGTGGGTCTACGAGATTCGTTCGCCCAAACGGCCCGATGCTCCGCAGATCGGACTTGGTGGATACGCCCGCACGATCGACATCCGGACCGACAAGAACCCGGGCGGCAACATCATCCGCAACGAAGGCATCCGCCAGGAGAAGGCGGACGGTCGTTCCCGACTGATCAAGGCGACCGGCAGCTACATCGGCACGGTGAACCTTGCGGTCCGAGATGCGGAGAATCAGCTGCTGCCCGCCCTCGAAGCCGTCACCGCCGACCGCGGCTGCGACTACCAGGCGACCGACGAAGCGGGCAACGTGCATTCGGTCTGGCTGGTCACCGATCCCGATCAGGTCGCGAAGTTCTCGGGGCTGATGGATCAGGAGCCGGCGGCCTACGTGGCGGACGGCAACCACCGCAGTGCGGCCGCGGCCGATCTGGGCCTCGAGCACTTTCTGGCGGTCTTCTTCCCCACCAGCCGACTTGGTCTGGAGCCGTACAACCGGCTGCTGCCGGATACCGGCGTCGATGCCGATCAGTTTTTCGAGAGCCTGTCGAGTCAGTTCGACGTCGAGCCGCTCGGCGACGTCGATGCGTTCCGCCCGGCTGCCGTTCACGAAATGGGCCTGTACACCGACGGCAAGTGGTATCGTCTCACTCCTCGCGACGGCTCGTATGATGCTCAGGATGCGGCACAGGCGATCGACGCCGACATCGTCCAGCGTCACATCATCGACGGCATCCTCGGCATCAGCGATGCCCGCGACAAGCGGATCAACTACGTCGGCGGGAACAAGGATGCCGCCTGGCTGAAGAGCCGGGTCGACGCGGGCGACTTCCGCTATGCTGTTTCGCTGGCTCCCGTGACCATGGACCAGTTCGTCGCTGTCTGCGAGCAGAACCGGTTCATGCCGCCGAAGTCGACGTGGTTCGCCCCCAAGATCCGCAGCGGGCTGGTGATCGCGATCCTCGACTGA
- a CDS encoding SDR family NAD(P)-dependent oxidoreductase, producing MTVSERPVALVTGSATGVGRACALRFAAAGYDVVINYTRSEQEAADTAAAAEEAGASALVVRCDVSDDDAVRSMIGQIGERFGRLDRLVNNAACTYFIEHSDLEELTGDKWDRILSVNVKGAFFVTRAAVPLLRDAKGASVVNISSVAGVSGLGSSIAYCASKGALNTMTKSLARTLAPEIRVNAVCPGPIDTRWLREWKSGDEIEEMTSDYPIPRAAVPDDVADVVMYLADGTELTTGQCLVVDGGRTI from the coding sequence ATGACAGTGTCTGAACGTCCCGTCGCCCTCGTCACAGGTTCAGCAACCGGCGTCGGGCGGGCCTGCGCTCTCCGTTTCGCGGCGGCCGGCTACGATGTCGTGATCAACTACACCCGCAGCGAGCAGGAAGCAGCCGACACGGCCGCAGCCGCAGAAGAGGCGGGAGCCTCCGCCCTGGTCGTCCGTTGCGACGTGAGTGACGACGACGCGGTACGGAGCATGATCGGCCAGATCGGCGAACGGTTCGGGCGTCTGGACCGCCTGGTAAACAACGCAGCCTGCACGTACTTCATCGAGCACTCCGACCTCGAGGAGCTGACGGGCGACAAGTGGGACCGGATCCTCTCGGTCAACGTGAAGGGGGCGTTCTTCGTCACACGAGCAGCAGTGCCGCTGCTGCGAGACGCCAAAGGGGCGTCGGTCGTAAACATCAGCTCGGTGGCCGGCGTGAGTGGTCTTGGGTCCTCCATCGCGTATTGTGCCAGCAAGGGAGCACTGAACACGATGACGAAGTCTCTGGCTCGAACGCTGGCCCCTGAGATCCGCGTCAACGCCGTCTGCCCGGGACCGATCGATACGCGATGGCTGCGGGAGTGGAAGAGCGGCGACGAGATCGAGGAGATGACGTCGGACTACCCGATTCCGCGTGCTGCCGTTCCGGACGATGTCGCCGACGTTGTCATGTACCTGGCGGACGGCACCGAACTGACGACGGGGCAGTGTCTGGTCGTCGATGGGGGACGGACGATTTGA
- a CDS encoding ferredoxin family protein, whose protein sequence is MTHVVAEPCFGCKYTDCVVVCPVECFYEGESMLYIHPDECIDCEACVPECPVEAIFHEDNLPEEWAPYKELNAEMSPQCPVLTEKKEPLADN, encoded by the coding sequence ATGACTCACGTTGTTGCAGAGCCGTGCTTCGGATGCAAATACACGGATTGCGTTGTCGTCTGCCCCGTGGAGTGCTTCTACGAGGGTGAATCGATGCTGTACATCCACCCGGATGAATGCATCGACTGCGAGGCCTGTGTGCCGGAATGCCCGGTCGAAGCCATCTTCCACGAAGACAACCTGCCGGAAGAGTGGGCCCCCTACAAGGAGCTCAACGCCGAGATGTCGCCGCAGTGCCCGGTGCTGACCGAGAAGAAAGAGCCGCTGGCCGACAACTGA